CGTGCGCCGGGGCCTGGCTGCCCTGGGCATCACCCCCGCCGCCGATCGCCTGCCCGCCATTACCGCCGTGGTCGCCCAGAACATGGCATGGATCGACATCGTGATGGCCGCGCCGCTGCCCCCGCGCGCGGAGAACGCGCCGGTCTGGACCCTTCCGGAAAGGACGCCGGAATGACCCCCTTTACCCGGTTGAGCGCCACCGAAATCGCCGCCGACGTTCGGGGGCACCGCCGTTCTGCCCGCGCCATGGCAGAGGCCGCGCTGACCCGCATCCGCGAGGCCGATCCCGGCCTGACCGCCTTTACCACCGTCACCGCCGAACGGGCGCTGGCCACCGCTGACCGGCTGGACGCCCGGCTGGCGCGCGGAGAGCGGATCGGCCCGCTGGCCGGTGTCCCCTTCGCGGTGAAGGACCTGGTGGATATCGCCGGCGTGATCACCCGCGCCGGTTCCAGGATCAACATGGACACCCCCCCCGCCACCACCGACGCCACGGTCGTCACCCGGCTGGAAGACGCCGGCGCGATCCTGATGGGGGCGTTGAACATGGGCGAATATGCCTATGATTTCACCGGCGAGAACGCGCATGTCGGCGATACCCGCAACCCGCATGACCCGGATCACCGCGCCGGTGGCTCCTCCGGCGGATCGGGCGCGGCGGCAGCGGCGGGCATGGTGCCGCTGACCATCGGATCGGATACCAATGGCTCAATCCGGGTGCCGTCCTCCTGGTGCGGGCTGTTCGGGCTCAAGGCGACCTACGGCCGGGTGCCCCGCAGCGGTACCTTCCCCTTTGTCGACAGCCTGGACCATATCGGGCCGATGGCGCGGTCGGCACAGGACCTGGCGCTGGCGCTGAACGCGATGCAGGGCGCGGATGCGGGCGATCCCGCCGCGGTGGACCGCCCCGGCAGCGCGGCGCTGTCCCGGCTGAGCCACGGCACCGACGGGC
Above is a genomic segment from Pseudooceanicola aestuarii containing:
- a CDS encoding AtzE family amidohydrolase — translated: MTPFTRLSATEIAADVRGHRRSARAMAEAALTRIREADPGLTAFTTVTAERALATADRLDARLARGERIGPLAGVPFAVKDLVDIAGVITRAGSRINMDTPPATTDATVVTRLEDAGAILMGALNMGEYAYDFTGENAHVGDTRNPHDPDHRAGGSSGGSGAAAAAGMVPLTIGSDTNGSIRVPSSWCGLFGLKATYGRVPRSGTFPFVDSLDHIGPMARSAQDLALALNAMQGADAGDPAAVDRPGSAALSRLSHGTDGLRIARGAGYFDAPPGPARQAVDRVCAALGVSRTADLPGAEEARAAAALITAVEGAATHADTIRARPEDFGRPMRDRLLAGALVPGIAYVRAQRLRRHLAEEAMEVFDHVDALILPATPFAAPRLDSDDLMIDGTLQPYRPHIGRYTQPISLIGLPVVTVPVQNACGPLPIGVQIVAPPWREDIALRIAAALETASVCTAPIAPATEIPA